Genomic DNA from Flavobacteriales bacterium:
ATTTCTTATAGGAACTCAGTTCGAAGCATAGCTTCGAATAAGGTTTACTCAGTAAAGTCAGTTGTATGATATACAGTCAGTTTCAATTATTGGAATAATTGATTTATTCAATGACTAATAAAGTCAAAAGGACAAAGATTGGCCCTGGAAGGTATTACATGGGTGGAATGTACGAAGCGCTACAAAGGAAGTCGTTCGAGTTTGCCTGAAATTCCTTTAAGTGGAAAGGGAAGTTGCCTCCGGAATATCGAGAATTGAGTTCTCAATTTGTCAGATCAAGTACGTCAATTGGGGCAAATATTCGAGAATCAAAGAGAGCAGAGAGTCGGAAAGATTGGATACACAAACTAAGAATTGCACTTAAGTAGGCTGAAGAGTTTCGATATTGGTTCGAGCTAATGGAAGCTCAAAAGATCGATTGTGCTCAAGACATCAAAGATCTTGACACGATTTT
This window encodes:
- a CDS encoding four helix bundle protein, whose product is MPPEYRELSSQFVRSSTSIGANIRESKRAESRKDWIHKLRIALK